A window from Deltaproteobacteria bacterium encodes these proteins:
- a CDS encoding amino acid ABC transporter permease — MPTSHAVEDIKPPVTKIGVIGWLRANLFSSPFNSLLTIVTIYSFWKIVPPFIRWAFVDSCWNTTGAQCHAASGACWSVITKNIRFILFGFYPHDLQWRPLLAMLILILLLVVSRNRRYWKKPLTYSWLIGLVLMGVLMSGGVFGLAKVESTKWSGLPLTLLLSVFGLSLAYPLGVLLALGRQSKMPAIKCLCIVYIETIRGVPLISLLFMASIIFPLFLPEGITINKILRAQVAIILFTAAYIAEVVRGGLQAIPRGQYEAAESIGLNYYQTMRLVVLPQALKIVIPPTVGILISAFKDTSLVVIIALYDLLKTTQATLSDPRWMGFSVEAYIFVAIIYFAGCFSMSNYSRQLERELSAGR; from the coding sequence ATGCCTACTTCTCATGCTGTCGAAGACATAAAGCCACCAGTTACCAAGATTGGTGTGATCGGCTGGCTGCGAGCCAATCTTTTCAGCTCGCCGTTCAATTCTCTGCTCACCATTGTCACTATCTACTCCTTTTGGAAGATCGTGCCGCCTTTCATACGCTGGGCCTTTGTCGACAGCTGCTGGAATACCACTGGAGCCCAATGTCATGCAGCCAGCGGCGCCTGCTGGTCAGTGATAACCAAGAATATACGGTTCATTCTTTTCGGCTTCTATCCTCACGACTTGCAATGGCGGCCGCTGCTGGCCATGTTGATCTTGATTCTTCTCCTGGTGGTCAGCAGAAACCGGCGCTACTGGAAAAAGCCTCTGACCTATAGCTGGCTCATTGGCCTGGTCCTCATGGGTGTATTGATGAGTGGCGGCGTCTTTGGCCTCGCCAAGGTCGAAAGCACCAAATGGAGCGGCCTGCCTCTTACCCTGCTGCTTTCGGTGTTTGGGCTCTCCCTGGCCTATCCACTTGGCGTGCTCCTCGCTCTTGGCCGCCAGTCAAAGATGCCGGCGATCAAATGTCTCTGCATTGTCTACATTGAGACAATTCGAGGTGTGCCGCTCATCAGCCTCCTCTTTATGGCATCCATAATATTTCCCTTGTTTCTGCCCGAGGGCATCACCATCAACAAGATTCTCCGGGCGCAGGTTGCCATAATTCTCTTTACCGCAGCCTATATTGCCGAGGTCGTCAGAGGTGGGCTCCAGGCGATACCACGGGGTCAGTACGAGGCAGCTGAATCTATTGGGCTCAATTACTACCAGACAATGAGGCTGGTTGTCTTGCCGCAGGCTTTGAAGATCGTCATCCCTCCCACTGTGGGAATCCTCATCTCTGCCTTCAAGGACACTTCCCTGGTGGTCATTATTGCCCTCTACGACCTGCTCAAGACAACCCAGGCAACTCTATCTGATCCTCGCTGGATGGGCTTTAGCGTGGAAGCTTATATATTTGTGGCCATCATTTACTTTGCGGGCTGCTTCTCGATGTCCAACTACAGCAGGCAGTTGGAAAGAGAGCTCTCAGCCGGGAGGTAG
- a CDS encoding amino acid ABC transporter ATP-binding protein, translated as MVQIIRMHKWFGDFHVLKDINLTVHRGERVIICGPSGSGKSTLIRCINRLEEHQRGRIIVDGTELTNDLKNIEKIREEVGMVFQHFNLFPHLTILENLTLGPIWVRKVPKAEAEETAMYFLEKVHIADQAHKYPGQLSGGQQQRVAIARSLCMKPKIMLFDEPTSALDPEMIKEVLDVMIDLAREGMTMIVVSHEMGFAKSAAHRVLFMDFGQILEENTPEEFFHHPQHERTKLFLSQILH; from the coding sequence ATGGTGCAGATCATTCGCATGCACAAGTGGTTCGGTGATTTTCACGTACTGAAGGACATCAATCTCACTGTGCACAGGGGTGAGCGGGTAATTATTTGCGGTCCTTCCGGCTCCGGCAAGTCTACCCTGATTCGCTGCATCAACCGGCTGGAGGAACACCAGCGCGGCCGTATCATTGTCGACGGCACTGAACTGACCAACGATTTGAAAAATATTGAAAAGATACGAGAAGAAGTGGGCATGGTCTTCCAACATTTCAACCTCTTTCCCCACCTCACCATCCTGGAGAACCTGACCCTCGGGCCCATATGGGTGCGCAAGGTGCCCAAGGCCGAGGCTGAAGAAACAGCCATGTACTTTCTTGAAAAGGTACACATTGCGGACCAGGCCCACAAATATCCCGGACAGCTCTCCGGAGGACAGCAGCAGCGCGTGGCCATTGCTCGCAGCCTGTGCATGAAACCCAAGATCATGCTCTTTGATGAGCCCACATCTGCCCTTGATCCAGAAATGATAAAAGAGGTCCTGGACGTAATGATCGATCTGGCCAGAGAGGGCATGACCATGATAGTGGTCTCCCACGAGATGGGTTTTGCCAAGAGCGCTGCCCACAGAGTGCTGTTTATGGATTTTGGCCAGATTCTGGAAGAAAACACTCCCGAAGAATTCTTTCACCACCCGCAGCATGAAAGAACCAAGCTCTTTCTCAGCCAGATTCTGCACTGA
- a CDS encoding amino acid ABC transporter permease codes for MAQNTASSPPAAAGERIPFLRDPSKRAILYQCAVLGMVGLLGYYLFSNTVANLQRQAIATGFGFLKKQASFEIGESMISYSAADTYARALLVGVINTVKVSFIGIILTILLGSIIGIARLSSNWLIAKLAGVYIETMQDIPVLLHLFFWYAVFYENLPSPRNALSPFKGVYLTNRGLVFPTLEPDPAYSYMILAFLLAYVLAWLLRRWARKRQEKTGQQFPHLTVSIAMLILFPLAVWLLQGAPLKMDIPALVGFNFQGGITLSPEFAALLLGLVLYTAAFVAEIVRAGIQAISKGQVEAAMSLGLKPAQVLRLVVLPQALRVIIPPLTSQMLNLTKNSTLAVAIGFPDFVSVANTTINQTGQAIEGVALIMIVYLFFSLSTSAFMNWYNRKAALVER; via the coding sequence ATGGCACAAAACACTGCATCCTCGCCACCAGCTGCCGCAGGAGAGCGTATTCCTTTCCTGCGCGACCCCAGCAAGCGGGCAATCCTCTATCAGTGTGCTGTCCTGGGCATGGTGGGCTTGCTGGGCTACTACCTCTTTTCCAATACTGTGGCCAACCTGCAGAGACAGGCCATTGCCACAGGCTTTGGCTTCTTGAAGAAACAAGCTTCCTTCGAGATCGGCGAGTCCATGATTTCCTACTCAGCAGCTGACACCTATGCCCGGGCTCTGCTTGTAGGTGTGATAAATACTGTCAAGGTCTCCTTCATCGGCATCATTTTAACAATACTGCTTGGCAGCATCATAGGTATTGCCCGCCTCTCCAGCAACTGGCTCATTGCCAAACTGGCAGGCGTTTACATCGAAACCATGCAGGACATCCCCGTATTGCTCCACCTCTTTTTCTGGTACGCTGTTTTTTACGAAAATCTTCCCTCGCCCCGCAACGCCTTGAGCCCATTTAAAGGTGTGTATCTCACCAATCGCGGTCTGGTGTTCCCAACTCTAGAGCCAGATCCAGCATACAGTTACATGATTCTAGCTTTTTTGCTGGCATATGTCCTGGCCTGGCTGCTCCGCCGCTGGGCAAGAAAGCGTCAGGAAAAAACCGGGCAGCAGTTTCCCCACCTCACCGTGTCGATTGCCATGCTAATACTATTTCCTCTCGCAGTCTGGCTGCTGCAGGGAGCTCCTCTGAAAATGGATATTCCCGCCCTGGTGGGCTTCAATTTTCAGGGGGGCATAACGCTCAGCCCCGAGTTTGCTGCTCTGCTCCTGGGTTTGGTTCTTTACACTGCCGCTTTTGTAGCAGAGATTGTTCGCGCTGGGATTCAGGCAATAAGCAAGGGACAGGTGGAGGCTGCCATGTCTCTAGGCTTGAAGCCAGCCCAGGTGCTCAGGCTGGTGGTTTTGCCGCAGGCGCTCAGGGTGATCATTCCACCCCTTACCAGCCAGATGCTTAATCTGACCAAAAACAGTACGCTTGCAGTAGCTATTGGCTTTCCCGACTTTGTCTCGGTGGCTAATACCACCATCAATCAGACGGGGCAGGCCATTGAAGGTGTCGCCCTGATCATGATCGTCTATCTCTTTTTCAGTCTCTCCACCTCAGCATTCATGAACTGGTACAACAGGAAGGCTGCTTTAGTTGAAAGATAA